From a single Lewinella sp. LCG006 genomic region:
- a CDS encoding DMT family transporter, with protein sequence MKAALFILLAVLAGVVLPIQAAINTKLGKSVGDPLYGTFLSFIVGMAGLFLYLIVGRVDFAQIQNTQSEHWSIWIGGLLGAFYVASLIILTPRLGVAVTLGLTVAGQMAFSLLMDHYGWLGIPVQEINWWRILGISLVVGGVWLIQTN encoded by the coding sequence ATGAAAGCAGCATTGTTTATTCTTTTAGCGGTTCTTGCAGGTGTAGTATTACCCATTCAGGCCGCCATCAATACCAAATTGGGCAAATCCGTAGGGGATCCACTCTATGGCACTTTCCTATCCTTTATTGTGGGTATGGCAGGGTTGTTCCTGTACCTTATCGTTGGGCGAGTAGATTTTGCTCAAATTCAAAATACACAATCGGAGCACTGGTCGATTTGGATTGGAGGATTGCTAGGTGCTTTCTACGTAGCATCGCTCATTATTTTGACACCACGCTTAGGTGTTGCCGTCACTCTGGGGCTTACGGTTGCAGGGCAAATGGCCTTTTCCTTATTGATGGACCACTACGGCTGGCTGGGCATTCCCGTTCAGGAAATCAACTGGTGGCGTATCCTCGGGATCAGCTTGGTAGTGGGCGGGGTGTGGTTGATTCAGACGAATTGA
- a CDS encoding metallophosphoesterase: MRFISTLVLSVNLFCCLSLQAQQDSFLVKPYLQFATQNSIYVLWETTAEASSVVEYGKALVNAEEPNLSQKVSLEGTRFLHEVALEGLELGTKYLYRVKTTTLAGQEIVSPVYTFNTAVDEDAAFFFALIGDSQYNTKTPWAWGEVAQRVWEDRPHFILHAGDLVDIGTKKSDWTEHFFPNGHVIMSRFPMYTVLGNHEQDAQFYYDYMVNPAPEYYYTFRYGNAQFFMIDTNRDVFEGSEQYDWLEWELAQSDAKWKFVVHHHPPYSSEENDHGDTYIGASTFQTQSRNLVPLYEAYGVDFCLFGHTHLYERTWPIFKNAVNQENGVIYINSGGAGGGLEDFDPVRSWFTQELQVQHHYCTFAIHYGTLVFKAIDEKGRLFDTFQMTKKEEDQGVGMMQQLPAPHFKVDRLIFQDYTTVALEALQPDHKIVYTTDGSEPSLQSAVYKSPLKIESSLTLKVRAYTIDGHASRVVVRTFQQMDPWPAVKVKKTTPGLSYNYYEGAWDYLPDFSELPLVRSGVMPSVNEEHAAPRKDNFALVLNGYIDLAETTTYTFFTRSDDGSRLYIDDQLVVDNDGNHGAFYRYGTTILAEGKHRLRIEYFEGNGSQMLRAGLVDPALGKVPFHPGQLSH, encoded by the coding sequence ATGCGTTTTATTTCTACCCTGGTTTTGAGTGTTAACCTTTTTTGCTGCTTATCCTTGCAAGCGCAGCAGGATTCCTTTTTGGTAAAGCCTTACTTGCAATTTGCTACTCAGAACAGTATCTACGTGCTGTGGGAAACGACCGCTGAAGCGAGTTCAGTAGTGGAATATGGAAAAGCACTGGTGAATGCAGAAGAACCCAACCTTTCGCAAAAAGTAAGCTTAGAGGGAACGCGTTTTTTACACGAGGTCGCGTTGGAGGGTTTGGAGTTGGGAACCAAGTACTTGTATCGGGTCAAAACCACCACCCTGGCCGGGCAGGAAATCGTTAGCCCGGTATACACTTTCAATACGGCAGTTGATGAAGACGCAGCTTTCTTTTTTGCCCTGATCGGTGATTCCCAGTATAATACCAAGACTCCTTGGGCTTGGGGCGAAGTCGCTCAACGCGTATGGGAAGACCGTCCCCATTTTATTCTTCACGCCGGTGATTTGGTGGATATTGGTACCAAAAAATCAGATTGGACAGAGCATTTCTTTCCAAATGGCCATGTGATCATGAGTCGCTTCCCTATGTACACTGTTTTGGGGAACCACGAACAAGATGCCCAGTTTTACTATGATTACATGGTCAATCCTGCACCAGAATACTATTACACTTTCCGTTATGGCAATGCTCAGTTTTTCATGATTGATACCAACCGGGATGTTTTTGAAGGTTCCGAACAATACGATTGGCTGGAATGGGAATTGGCACAATCAGACGCGAAGTGGAAATTTGTCGTGCATCACCATCCTCCTTACTCATCCGAAGAGAATGATCATGGAGACACCTACATTGGTGCTTCTACTTTTCAAACCCAGTCCCGGAATTTGGTGCCGCTCTACGAAGCTTATGGCGTCGATTTTTGCCTCTTTGGGCATACCCATCTTTATGAGCGTACATGGCCGATTTTTAAGAATGCTGTTAATCAAGAGAATGGCGTCATTTACATCAACTCCGGTGGCGCTGGTGGTGGGCTCGAAGATTTTGACCCCGTGCGTTCCTGGTTTACCCAAGAGCTACAAGTTCAACACCATTATTGCACTTTTGCTATCCATTATGGTACACTGGTCTTCAAAGCAATTGATGAAAAAGGTCGTCTTTTCGATACTTTTCAGATGACAAAAAAGGAAGAAGACCAGGGGGTAGGAATGATGCAACAACTGCCAGCACCTCATTTCAAGGTTGATCGGCTTATTTTTCAAGACTATACCACCGTAGCGCTGGAAGCTTTGCAACCTGATCACAAAATTGTTTACACCACCGACGGTAGTGAGCCAAGCCTGCAATCGGCGGTTTACAAGAGCCCACTCAAAATTGAAAGTAGCCTTACGCTAAAGGTGCGTGCTTACACCATAGACGGCCATGCGAGTAGAGTGGTGGTGCGGACATTTCAACAAATGGATCCATGGCCAGCGGTAAAAGTGAAAAAAACTACACCTGGGTTGAGCTACAATTATTACGAAGGAGCGTGGGATTATTTGCCAGATTTTTCTGAATTACCACTTGTTCGTTCAGGCGTTATGCCTTCGGTGAATGAAGAGCATGCTGCTCCTCGCAAAGATAATTTCGCCTTAGTGCTCAATGGTTATATCGACTTGGCGGAGACGACAACTTACACCTTTTTTACTCGCTCTGATGATGGCTCTCGATTGTATATTGACGATCAGCTGGTCGTGGATAATGATGGTAATCACGGCGCATTTTATCGCTATGGAACCACCATTCTCGCTGAAGGGAAGCACCGTCTTCGGATCGAATACTTCGAAGGAAATGGTTCGCAGATGCTAAGGGCTGGTTTAGTCGATCCCGCTTTAGGAAAGGTACCTTTCCATCCTGGTCAACTGAGCCACTAG
- a CDS encoding metallophosphoesterase translates to MRLTIVLILVIIANSCRKELQQIDVYTPAVFLTEAQQTALQTWQGEQPLAKHSLSSWQFALGSLPEQFLAVATDFPEQDSLINLPHRINYPNRSIWYKTRILLDTTQLLVVDADDGAQVFFQGEQVRQALPNAFSLRSTSDSALLIIRVLNNALKGGLRKAELFPLAEGLTYFGRKDYTAPGIFHSPLHNLTQRMLLAEPYIQQQTPEKYLLKVVSTSSEPASLVYGLQEQTLDNLLSEDAPIGRMFNFILQDLLPATTYYYQFRQGDFQSEVYTLQTPQKKENFSFTAWGDSQGGWPVFRELTASMRATASDFSIGLGDLVADGAQHTQWLDFLYALHPVAESQPVFPVIGNHDYDGQYDDLRPVLYQQYIREDTYFSWVYKNCYFIALDPNESFPLGISGKQLRWLEAQLASPEWLAADWRFLLIHQPPYSQGWSDYHGDAFIRDLVEEKAATAKIDFVLSGHSHCYERLSKKFDNQTTHFLIMGGAGGGLEPPLSSEYPLMDTIIKAHHYGLFEVAGSKIKLRIIGLNNQILDDLTFTK, encoded by the coding sequence ATGCGATTAACCATTGTCCTTATCCTGGTCATTATTGCCAACAGCTGCCGGAAAGAACTTCAGCAAATAGATGTTTACACACCAGCAGTATTCCTTACGGAAGCCCAACAGACAGCGCTTCAAACGTGGCAAGGAGAACAGCCTTTGGCTAAGCATTCGCTATCATCGTGGCAGTTTGCGCTGGGTAGCTTACCTGAACAATTCCTGGCTGTTGCTACGGATTTCCCCGAGCAAGACTCCCTGATCAACCTCCCCCACCGCATCAACTACCCTAATCGCTCGATATGGTACAAGACTCGCATTTTGCTTGACACTACACAGTTGCTAGTCGTGGATGCTGATGATGGCGCTCAGGTATTCTTTCAAGGCGAACAAGTTCGGCAAGCATTGCCCAATGCTTTCTCTTTGCGGTCAACTAGCGATTCTGCTCTTTTAATCATTCGGGTACTCAACAATGCACTCAAAGGGGGTTTGCGAAAAGCAGAATTATTCCCGCTTGCGGAAGGACTCACTTATTTTGGGCGCAAAGACTATACTGCTCCGGGCATCTTCCATTCTCCACTACACAACTTAACGCAACGGATGCTACTTGCGGAACCCTATATTCAGCAACAAACACCAGAAAAGTACCTCCTTAAGGTTGTTTCCACTTCATCTGAACCTGCTTCACTTGTATACGGCTTACAGGAACAAACACTAGACAACCTCCTCTCGGAGGATGCACCAATAGGCCGGATGTTTAATTTTATACTCCAGGATTTGCTGCCGGCTACGACTTACTACTATCAGTTCCGACAAGGAGATTTTCAGAGTGAAGTATATACTTTACAAACACCCCAAAAAAAAGAAAACTTCTCTTTCACCGCCTGGGGAGATAGCCAGGGAGGGTGGCCCGTTTTCAGGGAATTAACCGCAAGCATGCGTGCCACGGCATCCGACTTCAGTATAGGCTTGGGCGACCTCGTTGCAGATGGCGCGCAGCATACCCAATGGCTGGACTTTCTCTATGCATTACACCCTGTTGCGGAAAGCCAACCGGTATTTCCAGTCATTGGCAATCATGATTATGATGGGCAATACGACGATTTGCGCCCCGTGTTGTACCAACAGTATATCAGGGAGGACACTTACTTTTCCTGGGTTTACAAAAACTGTTATTTCATTGCCTTAGACCCCAACGAAAGCTTTCCGCTGGGTATCAGTGGCAAACAGCTGCGCTGGTTGGAAGCACAGCTGGCCAGCCCTGAGTGGCTGGCTGCCGACTGGCGTTTCCTACTCATTCATCAGCCTCCTTACTCCCAAGGGTGGTCAGACTACCACGGAGATGCATTTATTAGAGATTTGGTAGAAGAGAAAGCAGCGACGGCTAAAATCGATTTCGTGCTCTCCGGCCACAGCCATTGTTACGAGCGCTTATCGAAAAAATTCGATAATCAAACGACTCATTTCCTAATCATGGGCGGTGCCGGCGGCGGATTGGAACCACCACTATCTTCTGAGTATCCATTAATGGATACCATAATTAAAGCACATCACTACGGCCTTTTCGAGGTAGCTGGCTCAAAGATAAAATTGCGAATAATTGGTCTTAACAATCAGATACTAGACGATCTAACTTTTACAAAGTGA
- the rpsT gene encoding 30S ribosomal protein S20: MAHHKSAKKRIRQDAKKRLENRYYKKSARSAIAKLREMEDATEASTFLPKVMSMIDRLAKRNTWHANKASNLKSSLTKHVNGLG, translated from the coding sequence ATGGCACATCATAAATCAGCTAAGAAACGTATCCGTCAAGACGCCAAGAAGCGTTTGGAAAATCGTTATTACAAAAAATCTGCACGTTCAGCAATCGCTAAGCTACGTGAGATGGAAGATGCAACAGAAGCTTCTACTTTCCTCCCCAAAGTAATGAGCATGATCGACCGTCTGGCAAAGCGTAACACTTGGCATGCTAACAAAGCATCCAACTTGAAAAGCAGTTTAACAAAGCATGTAAACGGCCTGGGCTAA